Proteins from one Nakamurella multipartita DSM 44233 genomic window:
- a CDS encoding DUF58 domain-containing protein, whose product MTLRQARGIITPLGWSVLGAAVALFLLAFGGGWVECAIAGSALLAALLAALLFSIGRARYRVEIDLRTRRVVVGEPASGRIVVTSTASRALLPSRMELPVGDGVGRLAIPALRPAEQHEDLFVVPTQRRAVIAVGPARSVRGDAFGLVRREVRWTDPQLLYVHPRTTSLSGAVAGFFKDLEGQPTDDLSNDDVSFHALRGYVPGDDRRYIHWRTSARSGALMVRQFEETRRSHIAVALSTDAAEYADPDEFELAVEAGASVVVQAAKESRELTVVAGGTPVPAGPARRTLDRLAGVQIDDRPARTADLEVGIVATARRVAELTPDVSIVFLLCGSTPTPAQIRQAGAALPVGVRVIAVRAVPGVAPSVRRISGLTVVTVGALDKLPVTLRKARG is encoded by the coding sequence GTGACCCTGCGCCAGGCCCGCGGGATCATCACCCCGCTGGGCTGGTCGGTGCTGGGCGCCGCCGTGGCGTTGTTCCTGCTGGCCTTCGGCGGCGGGTGGGTCGAATGCGCGATCGCCGGGTCGGCATTGCTGGCCGCGTTGCTGGCGGCCCTGCTGTTCTCGATCGGGCGGGCCCGGTACCGGGTCGAGATCGACCTGCGCACCCGGCGGGTCGTCGTCGGCGAGCCGGCGTCCGGCCGGATCGTGGTGACCAGCACCGCCTCTCGGGCGCTGCTGCCGTCCCGAATGGAGCTGCCGGTCGGTGACGGCGTGGGGCGCCTGGCCATCCCGGCCCTGCGCCCGGCCGAGCAGCACGAGGACCTGTTCGTGGTGCCCACCCAGCGTCGGGCCGTCATCGCGGTGGGACCGGCCCGCTCGGTCCGTGGCGACGCGTTCGGCCTGGTCCGCCGGGAGGTGCGCTGGACCGACCCGCAGCTGCTGTACGTGCACCCGCGGACGACGTCGTTGTCCGGGGCGGTGGCCGGGTTCTTCAAGGACCTGGAGGGCCAGCCCACCGACGACCTGTCCAACGACGACGTGTCCTTCCATGCGCTGCGCGGATACGTCCCCGGCGACGACCGCCGCTACATCCACTGGCGGACCTCGGCCCGGTCCGGCGCGCTGATGGTGCGCCAGTTCGAAGAGACCCGCCGCTCGCACATCGCGGTGGCACTGTCCACCGACGCCGCCGAGTACGCCGACCCGGACGAGTTCGAGCTGGCGGTGGAGGCCGGTGCATCCGTCGTCGTGCAGGCGGCCAAGGAGAGCCGGGAGCTCACGGTCGTCGCCGGCGGCACCCCGGTGCCGGCCGGCCCCGCGCGGCGCACCCTGGACCGGCTGGCCGGCGTCCAGATCGACGACCGGCCGGCTCGCACGGCCGACCTGGAGGTCGGCATCGTGGCCACCGCCCGCCGGGTCGCCGAGCTGACCCCGGACGTCTCCATCGTGTTCCTGCTCTGCGGATCCACCCCCACCCCGGCGCAGATCCGGCAGGCCGGGGCGGCGCTGCCGGTGGGCGTGCGGGTGATCGCGGTCCGCGCGGTCCCGGGCGTGGCGCCGTCGGTGCGCCGGATCTCCGGTCTCACCGTCGTCACGGTCGGCGCCCTGGACAAGCTGCCGGTCACCCTGCGCAAGGCCCGCGGATGA
- a CDS encoding fibronectin type III domain-containing protein gives MVAPPSVAEPPVAPDLSVVVRPGRTVGVDALGAATDPGGNTPFAFADPALVVPDGIAAEIGDGAVVVTAPGTEGTFPIKYTVRNSKGLAASGILTVTVSATAPLAPPTAKDVFVDAAALAADGASASVDVTGAVTNRSGLVADLTVSAGAVGSSGASGSGVAVDGRTVTVPVTDRRQVLAYTVSNLDADTARAFIVVPARNELIPPVAQQNQEQPQPAAPPQARGDVEPFTITAGQSATVPVRDYVAVDAGRSAVVPAGAAMNASQGTVQRVDDASLQYSVPESAGGPAVINVQVSDGTGDPVFIPIPVQIIPVVIPPPTFTGATLNVEKGTSATQDLAGLVGTANADQAAALQFSGPGGLTNGLSGSLDGSVLTVTADPSAARGTTSTATITVTDGTNTVTGSIAVNVVGSTAALPGVAANRQVEASAGAPVTVDVLAGAYNPFPETPLSIVTATASNGVGVQIAGGSLTVTPPAGVLDQFTVSFTVADATGDADRQVQGTLTVIPLAKPEAPTAVVATSLGKPDSVDVAWRAPALTRPAISSFTVYFNGGSTSCSGDAGHCEVGPLTPGKDYTFEVSATNSEGEGPRSAPSASITPDVEPDTPAAPTATWAAPGSITVTWRPPANRGSAIVSYLLTTNTGEQRTVAAGSTSTTLTGLDPTVQVNVTVSATNSTGKTSQTSAPSNSLYPSDTTRAPGRPDLVAGVDAGGTRTITATWAAAEPRGDPAESYLVTVNGSTATVTAPKTSYVITNVRDGQQYTVSVVARNHVGDSAASGSASLTTTPDVANVTGASATRPNEVDVTVRASTSAGGQVTQFRVFADGQQVGSGGGPTITVPASRGRHTYSAFACVDNSCSGEAGATASATAFDPVGNASAGQTDSSQTAVRFNWSPPADNGRGPMQVRYQIDGGGWSGWGGADTGVWGNGCAQSHTISVQGRDAGGLEGPVSSASGRSQDCPKPTVTRIERGDATGHIGGSPNSELCLGPRCRFIDVQVTNFPPNTSVTCELFNSSATPKQTDGNGQAYFDWGWYSGTPEQGQATCRAGNVTASG, from the coding sequence GTGGTCGCGCCGCCCTCGGTCGCCGAACCGCCGGTGGCCCCCGACCTGAGCGTGGTCGTCCGGCCCGGCCGCACGGTCGGCGTCGACGCGCTCGGGGCGGCGACCGACCCGGGCGGCAACACCCCGTTCGCCTTCGCCGACCCGGCCCTGGTGGTGCCCGACGGCATCGCCGCCGAGATCGGCGACGGCGCCGTCGTGGTCACCGCCCCGGGCACCGAGGGCACGTTCCCGATCAAGTACACCGTGCGCAACAGCAAGGGGCTGGCCGCCTCCGGCATCCTGACCGTCACCGTGTCGGCGACCGCACCGCTGGCGCCGCCGACCGCCAAGGACGTGTTCGTCGACGCCGCCGCGCTGGCCGCGGACGGCGCGAGCGCCTCGGTCGACGTCACCGGGGCGGTGACCAACCGGTCCGGCCTGGTCGCCGACCTGACGGTCTCCGCGGGGGCCGTCGGGTCGAGCGGGGCGAGCGGGTCGGGCGTGGCGGTGGACGGTCGCACTGTGACGGTGCCGGTCACCGACCGCCGGCAGGTGCTGGCCTACACGGTGAGCAACCTGGACGCCGACACCGCGCGCGCCTTCATCGTGGTGCCGGCGCGCAACGAACTGATCCCACCGGTGGCCCAGCAGAACCAGGAGCAGCCCCAGCCGGCCGCGCCGCCGCAGGCCCGCGGCGACGTCGAGCCGTTCACCATCACCGCCGGCCAGAGCGCCACCGTGCCGGTGCGCGATTACGTCGCGGTGGACGCCGGGCGGAGCGCGGTGGTGCCGGCTGGCGCCGCGATGAACGCCAGCCAGGGCACGGTGCAGCGGGTCGACGATGCCAGCCTGCAGTACTCGGTGCCGGAGTCCGCCGGCGGCCCGGCGGTGATCAACGTGCAGGTCTCGGACGGCACCGGCGACCCGGTGTTCATCCCCATCCCGGTGCAAATCATCCCGGTCGTCATCCCGCCGCCGACCTTCACCGGCGCCACCCTCAACGTGGAGAAGGGCACCTCGGCCACCCAGGATCTGGCCGGTCTGGTCGGCACCGCCAACGCCGATCAGGCCGCGGCGCTGCAGTTCTCGGGTCCCGGCGGACTGACCAACGGGCTCTCCGGATCGTTGGACGGGTCCGTGCTCACGGTCACCGCCGACCCGTCCGCGGCCCGCGGTACCACCTCGACCGCGACGATCACCGTCACCGACGGGACGAACACGGTGACCGGGTCGATCGCGGTGAACGTGGTCGGCTCGACCGCCGCCCTGCCCGGGGTGGCGGCCAACCGGCAGGTCGAGGCCAGCGCCGGCGCGCCGGTGACGGTCGACGTCCTCGCCGGCGCCTACAACCCGTTCCCGGAGACGCCGCTGAGCATCGTCACGGCCACCGCGTCCAACGGCGTCGGGGTGCAGATCGCCGGCGGATCGTTGACCGTGACCCCGCCGGCCGGGGTGCTGGACCAGTTCACCGTCTCGTTCACCGTCGCCGACGCCACCGGCGACGCCGACCGGCAGGTGCAGGGCACGCTGACGGTGATCCCGCTGGCCAAGCCGGAGGCGCCGACCGCGGTGGTCGCCACCTCCCTGGGCAAGCCGGACAGCGTCGACGTCGCCTGGCGGGCCCCGGCCCTGACCCGGCCGGCGATCAGCTCGTTCACCGTGTACTTCAACGGCGGGTCGACCAGCTGCAGCGGGGACGCCGGGCATTGCGAGGTCGGCCCGCTGACGCCCGGCAAGGACTACACCTTCGAGGTGTCGGCGACCAACAGCGAGGGTGAGGGGCCGCGGTCGGCGCCGTCCGCATCGATCACCCCGGACGTCGAGCCGGACACCCCCGCCGCGCCCACTGCCACCTGGGCCGCCCCCGGGTCGATCACCGTCACCTGGCGGCCGCCGGCCAACCGCGGCTCGGCGATCGTGAGCTACCTGCTGACCACCAACACCGGCGAACAGCGCACCGTCGCCGCCGGCAGCACCAGCACCACCCTGACCGGTCTGGACCCGACCGTGCAGGTCAACGTCACCGTGTCGGCGACCAACAGCACCGGCAAGACCAGCCAGACCTCGGCGCCGTCCAACTCGCTCTATCCCAGCGACACCACCCGGGCACCCGGCCGGCCGGACCTGGTCGCCGGGGTCGACGCCGGCGGCACCCGCACCATCACCGCCACCTGGGCCGCGGCCGAGCCGCGGGGCGACCCGGCCGAGAGCTACCTGGTCACCGTCAACGGCAGCACCGCTACCGTCACCGCACCCAAGACCAGCTACGTGATCACCAACGTGCGGGACGGCCAGCAGTACACGGTGTCGGTGGTCGCCCGCAATCATGTGGGCGATTCGGCGGCCAGCGGGTCGGCCTCGTTGACCACCACCCCGGATGTCGCGAACGTGACCGGGGCGAGCGCGACCAGGCCCAACGAGGTGGACGTGACGGTCCGGGCGTCCACCAGTGCCGGCGGCCAGGTCACCCAGTTCCGGGTCTTCGCCGACGGCCAGCAGGTGGGGTCGGGCGGCGGCCCGACGATCACGGTGCCGGCCAGCCGCGGCCGGCACACCTACTCCGCGTTTGCCTGCGTCGACAACTCGTGCAGTGGCGAGGCCGGGGCGACGGCGTCGGCGACCGCGTTCGACCCGGTCGGCAACGCCTCCGCTGGCCAGACCGACAGCAGTCAGACCGCCGTCCGGTTCAACTGGAGCCCGCCGGCCGACAACGGCCGCGGGCCGATGCAGGTCCGGTACCAGATCGACGGCGGCGGCTGGTCCGGCTGGGGCGGGGCGGACACCGGTGTGTGGGGCAACGGCTGCGCGCAGTCGCACACCATCTCGGTGCAGGGCCGGGACGCGGGTGGGTTGGAAGGGCCGGTCTCCTCGGCCTCCGGCCGGTCCCAGGACTGCCCGAAGCCGACCGTCACCCGGATCGAAAGGGGCGACGCCACCGGGCATATCGGTGGGTCGCCGAACTCGGAGCTATGTCTGGGTCCGCGGTGCCGGTTCATTGATGTGCAGGTGACCAACTTCCCGCCCAACACCTCGGTGACCTGCGAGCTCTTCAACTCTTCGGCCACGCCGAAACAGACCGACGGTAACGGGCAGGCCTATTTCGACTGGGGCTGGTACAGCGGCACTCCCGAACAGGGACAGGCGACCTGTCGAGCCGGCAACGTCACGGCCAGCGGCTAG
- a CDS encoding transglutaminase-like domain-containing protein: protein MRAATRPLAAATVDAVVIAVLVVLAAAAFGGAYGGTRWWVAAAGGALVGAGVAVLAARRRWPWWGTGLAVAAGYLLFGAALAVPASAIGGVLPGIESLRLLTVGVVSSWRQLLTVAVPVGTSGALMIPVYLTALVTAAVGTSIAVRARTARRAWWALVAPLTMLVVAALFGASSPWLPLLAGLGVALGGLAWASWRGRSAGGGLDLRRPVSALVVLAAAVVAGFVLGPQADVGPRFALREVVQPPFDPQQYPSPLAGFRKYFKDQRDADLFTITGLPAGARVRVAAMDDYDGVAYATSSALDPFRKVGDEISGQPPSSAARAATVQVSIEDYRGVFLPLGGSLTSLQFDPDGARSATLQDAFRYSPGNATGVVVGGLAAADGYRAQVLTTPMADQLDLSSTPIEPVTLPSPGKISDDIVAMAGRLTENATTPQEKIAAIRKGLADQGFLSHGTQGEEPSASGHGLDRLSALVGDQVMVGDQEQFAPTMALMLRAQGIPARVVMGFAPPTDDQGSPVLADGQTWTVRGGDATAWVEVPFQGVGWVAFDPTPDDQRIEQQPDPEPEVAPRAQVLQPPPPPQPPQEITTDEVNRSQNDQNDQDNQNDDASDSGAVVRTILLVTAWVGSALLVIGGPIALILWLKARRRRRRQEAAVVADRFAGGWDQIVDVATDLGYGAASGRTRTETAADLDATFGGSTVLLARRADARVFGPEELDDGQARQFWADVDAAVLGLSSGRSRWRRLRAALSLRSLRRSGRTGGRR, encoded by the coding sequence ATGAGGGCGGCGACCCGCCCGCTGGCCGCGGCCACCGTCGACGCCGTGGTGATCGCCGTCCTGGTCGTGCTGGCCGCTGCCGCCTTCGGCGGCGCCTACGGCGGAACCCGGTGGTGGGTGGCCGCTGCCGGTGGTGCGCTGGTCGGCGCCGGGGTCGCGGTGCTGGCCGCCCGGCGGCGCTGGCCGTGGTGGGGCACCGGGCTGGCCGTTGCCGCCGGGTACCTGCTGTTCGGGGCCGCGTTGGCGGTTCCGGCCAGCGCGATCGGCGGGGTGCTGCCGGGCATCGAGTCGTTGCGGCTGCTCACCGTCGGCGTGGTCAGCTCCTGGCGGCAGCTGCTGACGGTTGCGGTGCCGGTCGGCACCTCCGGGGCGCTGATGATCCCGGTGTACCTGACCGCGCTGGTCACCGCGGCGGTCGGGACGAGTATCGCGGTGCGGGCCCGGACCGCCCGCCGGGCCTGGTGGGCCCTGGTCGCACCGCTGACCATGCTGGTGGTGGCCGCCCTGTTCGGAGCGAGCTCGCCGTGGCTGCCGCTACTGGCCGGGCTGGGGGTAGCCCTGGGCGGCCTGGCCTGGGCGTCCTGGCGCGGCCGGAGCGCCGGCGGTGGACTCGACCTGCGCCGTCCGGTGTCCGCGCTGGTGGTGTTGGCCGCCGCGGTGGTCGCCGGGTTCGTCCTGGGACCGCAGGCCGACGTGGGCCCGCGGTTCGCGCTGCGCGAGGTGGTGCAGCCCCCGTTCGACCCGCAGCAGTACCCGAGCCCGCTGGCCGGGTTCCGCAAGTACTTCAAGGACCAGCGTGACGCCGACCTGTTCACCATCACCGGGTTGCCCGCGGGCGCCCGGGTCCGGGTCGCCGCGATGGACGACTACGACGGCGTCGCCTACGCCACCTCCAGTGCGCTCGATCCGTTCCGCAAGGTCGGCGACGAGATCTCCGGTCAGCCGCCGTCGTCCGCGGCCCGGGCGGCGACGGTCCAGGTGAGCATCGAGGACTACCGGGGGGTGTTCCTGCCGTTGGGCGGCAGCCTGACCTCATTGCAGTTCGACCCGGACGGGGCCCGGTCGGCCACCCTGCAGGACGCGTTCCGATACTCGCCGGGCAACGCCACCGGTGTCGTCGTGGGCGGGCTGGCCGCCGCGGACGGGTACCGCGCGCAGGTGCTGACCACTCCGATGGCCGATCAGCTGGACCTGAGCTCGACGCCGATCGAGCCGGTCACGCTGCCGTCCCCCGGCAAGATCAGCGACGACATCGTCGCGATGGCCGGCCGGCTCACCGAGAACGCGACCACGCCCCAGGAGAAGATCGCGGCCATCCGCAAGGGCCTGGCCGACCAGGGTTTCCTCTCGCACGGCACCCAGGGCGAGGAGCCGTCGGCCTCCGGGCACGGCCTGGACCGGCTGTCCGCGCTGGTCGGTGACCAGGTGATGGTCGGTGACCAGGAACAGTTCGCCCCGACGATGGCCCTGATGCTGCGCGCCCAGGGCATCCCCGCCCGGGTGGTGATGGGATTCGCGCCGCCGACCGACGATCAGGGCAGCCCGGTGCTCGCGGACGGCCAGACCTGGACGGTCCGCGGCGGCGACGCCACCGCCTGGGTCGAGGTGCCGTTCCAGGGCGTCGGCTGGGTGGCCTTCGACCCCACCCCCGACGATCAGCGGATCGAGCAGCAACCCGACCCCGAACCCGAGGTCGCCCCGCGGGCCCAGGTGCTGCAGCCGCCACCGCCCCCGCAGCCGCCGCAGGAGATCACCACGGACGAGGTCAACCGCAGCCAGAACGATCAGAACGACCAGGACAACCAGAACGACGACGCCTCGGACTCCGGTGCGGTGGTCCGCACCATCCTGCTGGTCACCGCCTGGGTGGGCAGTGCGTTGCTGGTGATCGGTGGCCCGATCGCGCTGATCCTCTGGCTCAAGGCCCGGCGGCGTCGGCGGCGGCAGGAGGCGGCCGTCGTCGCCGACCGGTTCGCCGGTGGCTGGGATCAGATCGTCGACGTGGCCACCGATCTCGGCTACGGGGCGGCGTCCGGGCGCACCCGCACGGAGACGGCGGCCGACCTGGATGCCACCTTCGGTGGGTCCACCGTGCTGTTGGCCCGGCGCGCGGACGCCCGGGTGTTCGGACCGGAGGAGCTCGATGACGGGCAGGCACGGCAGTTCTGGGCCGATGTGGACGCCGCGGTGCTCGGCCTGAGCAGCGGCCGCAGCCGGTGGCGGCGGCTGCGGGCGGCGCTGTCGCTGCGTTCGCTGCGCCGGTCGGGCCGGACCGGGGGCCGGCGATGA
- a CDS encoding AAA family ATPase — MSMTPEHASWFAETFGKLVANVGLAVRGKPRPIGLAVTCLLSEGHLLLEDYPGTGKTSLARALADTVQGTSSRIQFTPDLLPSDVTGVTIYDQATKRFEFHKGPIFSSIVLADEINRASPKTQSALLEVMEEAKVTVDGVSHSVGNPFMVIATQNPIEHAGTYRLPEAQLDRFLIKTSLGYPDHAATVEILAAAHTRSHQPQITPLITPTAVVDMVELAATVHVDPSVLDYVAQIAEQTRTSPLTSLGVSVRGCLALLRASRTWAAAHGRHFVTPDDVKALAEPVLAHRILLDAEAEFAGSTVADVLGQILADIAPPERRGVSS; from the coding sequence ATGAGCATGACCCCGGAACACGCGTCCTGGTTCGCCGAGACCTTCGGCAAGCTGGTGGCCAACGTCGGCCTGGCCGTGCGCGGCAAGCCCCGGCCGATCGGCCTGGCCGTGACCTGCCTGCTGTCCGAGGGTCACCTGCTGCTGGAGGACTACCCGGGCACCGGGAAGACCTCGCTGGCCCGGGCACTGGCGGACACGGTGCAGGGCACCAGCTCCCGGATCCAGTTCACCCCGGACCTGCTGCCCAGCGACGTCACCGGGGTGACGATCTACGACCAGGCGACCAAGCGCTTCGAGTTCCACAAGGGCCCGATCTTCTCCTCGATCGTGCTGGCCGACGAGATCAACCGGGCCTCGCCCAAGACCCAGTCGGCGCTGCTGGAGGTGATGGAGGAGGCCAAGGTCACCGTCGACGGCGTCTCCCACTCGGTCGGCAACCCGTTCATGGTGATCGCCACCCAGAACCCGATCGAGCACGCCGGCACCTACCGGTTGCCCGAGGCGCAACTGGACCGGTTCCTGATCAAGACCTCGCTGGGCTACCCGGACCACGCGGCGACGGTGGAGATCCTGGCCGCCGCGCACACCCGCAGCCACCAGCCGCAGATCACCCCGCTGATCACCCCGACCGCGGTGGTCGACATGGTCGAGCTGGCCGCCACCGTGCACGTCGACCCGTCGGTGCTGGACTACGTCGCCCAGATCGCCGAGCAGACCCGCACCTCGCCCCTGACCAGCCTGGGCGTGTCGGTCCGCGGCTGCCTGGCGTTGCTGCGGGCCAGCCGGACCTGGGCGGCGGCCCACGGGCGGCACTTCGTCACCCCCGACGACGTGAAGGCGTTGGCCGAACCCGTGCTGGCGCACCGGATCCTGCTCGACGCGGAGGCCGAGTTCGCCGGCAGCACGGTGGCCGACGTGCTCGGCCAGATCCTGGCCGACATCGCCCCGCCGGAGCGGCGGGGCGTGTCCTCGTGA